In Lolium rigidum isolate FL_2022 chromosome 3, APGP_CSIRO_Lrig_0.1, whole genome shotgun sequence, the genomic window gatcttttTGTAATATTGTACCCAGGTCCACTGGTCATAGGCGGCGACTCGCTCCATGAAAGCGGGAGCTGAGGTCGgagagaagaaagagaagaagggcaCGGCTTGACCCTCGCCTGGGAAACAGAGGCCTCGCGTGTGTGCCTGCTCGTTTCCACTGGGATCCCGTTTCCACTCGCGCCTAGGAgacccgcctccgccgccgggcacgctgcgcccgcctccgccgccggacACGCTGCTTCTTCCCCACGTCCCCcgccctccaccacttctccaAGGCGGGGCACCGCTCGGCTCCGGCTCATTCGACAGGCGGAGAAGAGAAAATCCAGCAGGTTCTCGCCCGGAAGCGCGCCCGGCGGGATCGATCGTGCCCCGGCCATGTCTTCCAGCAGGTTCTCGCCGGCGCTGCAGGCGTCGGATCTAAACGACTTCATCGCCCCCTCGCAGGACTGCGTCGTCTCCCTCAACAAGAACTCCGCCGCCAGCCGCCTCCCGGTACCGCCCGCCCCTTCTCCCGAATTAAATCGTCCCTTTCAGCCTTTCTTCTTTAGCCCTACTAGTATTTGCTTTTGTAGCTGGGGCAGTCCTCCTCTTTGTTGCTCTCCCATGCCGTCGTCCTCCTGCAGCCGCAGACCACGGGGTTCGAGTTCGCGCAGCGCAGTATGTGGTTTCTTTTGCGTTCGGATGGTGATGTGCCCCATCTATCTTCGCAATACGATAAGAGTAGAAGGGAAAAAGGAACCGGCGAATTGAGTCCTCTTTTCTCTTCTGCTCTGTTAGGGAAGGGGGGCAGTTTAGATTAGGGCTTGTTCGGATATATATTCCGACCAGGGCGAATTGAAATGGAATCTCAAACTGAAATCCCTTCCAGGCTTCCAGCCCCAAGGAATTGAGTAGGATTACAAAGGGTATCCAAACAAGCCCATGTTCATTGCTTCTTAAATAAATATGGCATATGTGGCGCCAATCGGTAGTTATGTCCCATGAACCTGGAATAGTTAGGTCTTTGAGTTTCACACCAACCAGCCATGGTATTTTATCCTTACTTCACAGTAAACTGATTGAACCAAGATTAAATAGCTATTAAGCGCAAACAAGAAGGCAAAAGTGTATTGATGGTCATTGAGACCATCAGTTTCTCCCAGCTTGTTCCATTGCTTAACGATCTCCAATAGCACCACTTTTTCGTAATTAACAACTAGATGAATGAACTACCTTTGTGATGTTGGACATTGCTACAGTTTACTCACTTGATAAACTCCTGATGCTTACCAATTTCCATTTTTTTAGTTCCCTGAGCTTAGTAACAGACTAGCATAGCAGCTGCCAGACTTGTCTTTTTTACTTTCGTATGTCCTTGAAAGGGTTTACTCTTTTTTATCACAGCAAGAGAGATCTGCCAGCTATGCTCAACTTGACCAAACTACTTTGAAACTCTGTCTCTGCATGATTGAAGTCATAAATTGGCTTCACATTAGCACAAATGGAACTTCATAAAATCATATTTCTTGCACCTCTCCTAACCCATTTCCCTTAATGTATACAGTTCTTATTTATTCCTGACATTTATGGTTTTACAGATTAAGAAGAAGGAAGTTCTGGTGACAAAACCTCCAGAAGAATCAGTGAAGATTTCACTAAAGGACTGTTTAGCTTGCAGGTTGTTACCAATTTCCTAATCCCCGCCTCAACTGTAAAATCAGCAACTTGTCCAACTGTAAATAATTCTGACGGCTTCATTTGATCTCATAGTGGTTGCATAACATCGGCAGAGACAGTTATGCTTGAGAAGCAAAGCTTGGATGACTTCGTTACTCGCATCAACTCTGGCAAAGCTGTCATTGTATCTGTGTCTCCCCAGTCAAGAGCATCACTAGCTGCATTCTTTGGTCTTTCTCAGTCACAGGTAAATATCTGATGCACTTGTCCTCTGCCCAGTCAAAATTATCACCCTATAAGGTGCTGTAACGTTATCCTCAAATTAGTGCCTTACCTCTCTAGCCAGATAAAATTACAATATAATTCTGTCAATGAAAACATAATGGAGTAATATTTTATCTTCAGGTTTTCAGAAAACTAACTGCTCTGTTCAAGTCGATGGGCGTAAAAGCAGTGTATGACACAAGTAGCAGTCGAGATCTGGCACTAATTGAAGCGTGCAATGAATTTGTTTCACGCTATCAGCTAAATCAATTATCTGGTGACAAAGAAGCTAGAGCCAGTCTTCCTCTTCCTGTACTTTCATCTGCTTGCCCAGGTAAGAAAAAAAGTTTGTTGGAAATATTCGTTGCTTTTTCCACTATGTAATCTTCTGTATAAATAGTTAGTTATATATCATCTATAAATATATTATTATAATCTCTTGCTCTTTACAGGTTGGATATGTTATGCTGAAAAGACTCTTGGTTCATATATCTTGCCCTACATCTCATCTGTAAAGAGTCCCCAACAAGTGATTGGTGCAGCTATCAAGCATCATATGGTTGAAAAACTAGGTCTCAAGTGAGTAATTTTCCTTAGTTTTAGGTATAAAGGTGTTACTTTCTGATATTTTTTCAGACTCGAAAAGAAGTAGCTCTGCCTTCTGTCCAAAATTAGTCTCCTTGTGTACTTCCCGAAGTGTTGTATTAAGTCTCCTTGTGTACTGCCTGATTTTTTGTGATGGAAATTAGATAATTACTTCTACTACCACATGTTCGCAAAAACTGTAGAAGATAAGATATTGCTAATATATTTCATGACAAATCTGGGCTTTTCTGCTAACCAATCCAAATATGCAAGACACTTCCAACTTTGTCACTTCCTTGTGACCGTAGTGCAGAGGGAGTATCCGTGAGATTAGAATTTTTTATGgtctatttcccaagcatgtaatATTTTCCATTTGCTGAATGAATGATTGTTTCAAATGAACACCAGTCTAATTATGAACTGTCACTTTGTAATATTTTTATTTATCACAATACTTCATTGTGTTCTGTAGGCCGTATGATATTTATCATGTTACTGTCATGCCATGTTATGACAAAAAACTTGAAGCTGTCCGGGACGATTTTGTTTTCCAAGTGGAAGATAAAGAAATTACAGAGGTGGACTCGGTATTGACAACCGGTGAAGTGTTGGACTTGATACAGGTTAGTAAGTTATTTCCTGCTGTAGATTTTCTTAGAAAAACTCCGA contains:
- the LOC124704301 gene encoding protein NAR1, with translation MSSSRFSPALQASDLNDFIAPSQDCVVSLNKNSAASRLPIKKKEVLVTKPPEESVKISLKDCLACSGCITSAETVMLEKQSLDDFVTRINSGKAVIVSVSPQSRASLAAFFGLSQSQVFRKLTALFKSMGVKAVYDTSSSRDLALIEACNEFVSRYQLNQLSGDKEARASLPLPVLSSACPGWICYAEKTLGSYILPYISSVKSPQQVIGAAIKHHMVEKLGLKPYDIYHVTVMPCYDKKLEAVRDDFVFQVEDKEITEVDSVLTTGEVLDLIQSKSIDFKTMEESPLDRLLTNVDEDGSLYGVSGGSGGYAETIFRYAARALFNREIEGPLDFKVLRNSDFREVTLEVEGRPVLKFALCYGFRNLQNFVRKIKMGKCEYHYIEVMACPSGCLNGGGQIKPAKGQSPKDLIQQLEGVYMQDVSISSPFDNPIAKTLYDDWLVQPGSDNAKRYLHTQYHPVVKSVTSQLQNW